A stretch of Lysinibacillus agricola DNA encodes these proteins:
- a CDS encoding methyl-accepting chemotaxis protein yields the protein MTLRKKLFMNILIPIVLAMAMIGFIIVQTFDIQTTAQDDTALLLAVKELEQSLVVASQSLNNYTYLDSEANKNEALSILQEAKVNLENLSTIAKISEHKTIIKKIESKYEELEKATETGFLANNRPAIKKQAIRISGILNDMHLLKKETNEWYQEMNDLAKQKITFIITTTIIGSILLIIATIIFSYVATKRITNPINRIVDCAQLVASGNLTIDTSTLSYKQGSRNEVDQLTENFSKMIVSLKSTVKSIDDVGENVTLFTNDVTSYIETVNEGNKQIAISTDELAKGSLIISEDIQSAAILMNTMADQFTIVQQTSEQSAANGKQALAAIQIGHNSLEKQSSIAKDISSTSLDIKEAVTQFSQFTTEIEGAANAVHAIANQTNLLALNAAIEAARAGEAGKGFAIVAEEVKKLSNETENATSLISSMVTHIQHGITTILSTAEHGHQLSKEQSQSMLDTEKSFEAIASHVLTINDQLQHLAKDMEQTSEMSQQMNSAIENISAITEETAAGTEEISASTQEQLGSFQKISEKVSELQEMTNTLSVELKKFTL from the coding sequence GTGACGTTACGAAAAAAATTATTTATGAACATACTTATTCCAATTGTTCTCGCAATGGCTATGATTGGTTTTATTATCGTACAAACATTTGATATTCAAACAACTGCACAAGATGATACAGCACTTTTACTCGCAGTGAAAGAACTTGAACAAAGTTTAGTTGTAGCGAGCCAATCATTAAACAATTACACTTATTTAGATAGTGAGGCCAATAAAAATGAAGCTCTTTCAATTTTACAAGAAGCGAAAGTAAATTTAGAAAACCTCTCGACTATTGCAAAAATATCTGAGCATAAGACAATCATCAAAAAAATCGAGAGCAAATACGAGGAACTGGAAAAAGCTACCGAAACAGGATTTCTTGCTAACAACCGTCCTGCGATAAAAAAACAAGCAATAAGAATATCCGGCATATTAAACGATATGCATCTACTGAAAAAAGAAACAAATGAATGGTATCAAGAAATGAATGATTTGGCAAAGCAAAAAATTACTTTTATAATTACAACAACAATTATTGGAAGTATCCTCCTAATTATTGCTACCATCATTTTTTCGTATGTCGCAACGAAAAGAATTACAAATCCGATTAATCGGATCGTGGATTGTGCACAATTGGTGGCTTCAGGGAATTTGACAATAGATACCTCTACCCTATCCTATAAGCAAGGCAGTCGAAATGAAGTTGATCAACTGACAGAGAACTTTTCCAAAATGATTGTTAGCTTAAAAAGCACCGTAAAATCCATTGACGATGTAGGTGAAAATGTTACTCTATTTACAAACGATGTTACAAGCTATATTGAAACTGTTAATGAAGGCAATAAACAAATTGCTATATCCACGGACGAATTGGCAAAAGGAAGCCTAATTATTTCAGAAGATATCCAGTCAGCTGCTATCCTCATGAATACGATGGCAGATCAATTTACAATAGTTCAGCAGACTAGCGAACAATCAGCAGCAAACGGTAAACAGGCACTTGCTGCTATTCAAATTGGCCATAATTCACTAGAAAAGCAATCCTCTATCGCGAAGGATATTTCATCTACATCGCTTGATATTAAAGAGGCTGTTACGCAATTCTCTCAATTCACAACAGAAATTGAAGGCGCCGCTAATGCAGTCCATGCTATTGCTAATCAAACAAATCTATTGGCATTGAATGCAGCAATCGAAGCTGCACGGGCTGGAGAAGCTGGAAAAGGATTCGCAATAGTGGCAGAGGAAGTCAAAAAACTTTCAAATGAAACAGAAAATGCAACTAGTTTAATCTCTTCAATGGTCACACATATACAACACGGTATCACGACCATTCTTTCTACTGCTGAGCATGGACATCAGCTTTCAAAAGAGCAGTCACAATCAATGTTAGATACAGAAAAGTCTTTTGAGGCAATTGCTTCACATGTTTTAACCATAAATGACCAATTACAACACCTTGCTAAGGATATGGAGCAAACAAGCGAAATGAGCCAGCAAATGAATAGTGCCATTGAAAACATTTCCGCTATTACGGAAGAAACCGCAGCAGGAACAGAAGAAATTTCTGCTTCCACTCAAGAGCAGTTAGGATCCTTCCAAAAAATTAGTGAAAAGGTTTCAGAACTTCAAGAAATGACAAATACATTGTCTGTAGAGCTAAAAAAATTCACATTATAA
- a CDS encoding ABC transporter permease gives MIMEGRRTFGFLLTLVVTFAIAPLMAIAFYTFMKDGQLDVSQINRMFANERMWHTLGNSVLLGVLVIVGTTIVAFPMALIRTKTSLYKYDWLDIILTIPFMTPPYIGSMGWILFMQNNGFLQQLFPSAAWVTESFFSLFGMVMIMSLHLFPFLYLMLKNTLLRINGSFLDAALIFGRSSWRNWTKIVLPLVVSSYVLGSLLIFIKTLAEFGTPATFGSRIGFQVFTTEIHSYLSRWPVDISMATSLSLFLLSVCLVIWYFQNLIGRKYTYSVLSGKTPAIREIKDQWYVKLGSWLFVGIVILLSIGIPYFSIIVTSLQKVRGDGLQAGNFSFASYQEVFTSGSAGLSAFLNSVVFSVITAVVTAIIGLLIALYIKKGETKKQQILDFFSLMPNIIPGIVFVVGLIMFWNAPWLPATIYNTKAMVVVTYCVLFLPYSVQYIKSSLSQLDSSIFQSTAIFGRSSWAVYRHIIIPLLMQGILAGMMMTFIISMRELVAGLLILPPSVETGATFIYSQFEQGNVGVGMAVAVITVAMTVIFMFLLDWLQKRGGHADA, from the coding sequence ATGATTATGGAAGGCAGACGAACTTTTGGATTTTTACTGACACTTGTCGTCACGTTTGCTATCGCACCGTTAATGGCCATTGCGTTTTATACGTTTATGAAAGATGGGCAATTAGATGTTTCGCAGATTAACAGAATGTTTGCCAATGAAAGAATGTGGCATACACTTGGAAACTCTGTATTATTAGGGGTATTAGTTATAGTTGGGACGACAATAGTTGCATTTCCAATGGCGTTAATAAGAACGAAAACAAGCTTATATAAATATGATTGGCTAGATATTATTTTAACGATTCCGTTTATGACACCACCATATATTGGCTCCATGGGATGGATATTGTTCATGCAAAATAATGGCTTTCTCCAACAGCTATTTCCAAGTGCTGCTTGGGTGACTGAATCGTTCTTCTCCTTATTTGGAATGGTCATGATAATGAGCCTACATCTTTTTCCTTTCTTATATTTAATGCTGAAAAATACACTATTAAGAATCAATGGCTCCTTTCTTGATGCTGCACTAATTTTTGGACGAAGCTCTTGGAGAAATTGGACGAAAATAGTTTTGCCTCTAGTAGTTTCTAGCTATGTTCTTGGAAGCTTGTTAATTTTCATTAAAACGTTAGCTGAATTTGGAACACCTGCAACGTTTGGTAGTCGAATTGGTTTTCAAGTATTTACGACGGAAATTCACTCTTACTTATCTAGATGGCCTGTAGATATTAGTATGGCGACATCGCTCTCGTTATTTTTACTGTCGGTTTGTCTCGTTATCTGGTATTTTCAAAATCTTATTGGACGCAAATATACATATAGCGTGCTTTCTGGAAAAACACCAGCTATTCGCGAGATTAAAGATCAGTGGTATGTCAAGCTTGGTTCATGGCTTTTTGTGGGGATTGTTATTTTGCTATCAATCGGCATTCCTTACTTCTCAATTATCGTGACATCTTTGCAGAAAGTAAGAGGGGATGGTTTACAAGCAGGGAATTTTAGCTTTGCCTCCTACCAGGAAGTGTTTACAAGTGGAAGTGCTGGATTGTCAGCATTTTTAAATAGTGTTGTTTTCTCCGTAATCACAGCTGTCGTTACAGCAATTATTGGTTTGTTGATTGCCTTATACATTAAAAAAGGAGAAACGAAAAAGCAGCAAATATTAGATTTCTTTAGTTTAATGCCTAATATTATTCCTGGAATTGTCTTTGTAGTTGGGTTAATTATGTTTTGGAATGCACCATGGCTACCAGCGACCATCTATAACACAAAGGCAATGGTTGTAGTCACGTATTGTGTACTTTTTTTACCGTATTCCGTGCAATATATAAAATCTTCTTTATCGCAGTTAGATTCTTCGATATTCCAATCAACAGCTATTTTTGGTCGAAGTAGTTGGGCTGTTTATCGACATATTATCATTCCATTATTAATGCAGGGAATTCTTGCTGGAATGATGATGACGTTTATTATTTCGATGCGTGAACTTGTCGCTGGATTACTTATTTTGCCTCCTTCAGTAGAGACTGGCGCAACATTTATTTACAGTCAATTTGAACAAGGAAATGTTGGTGTAGGAATGGCTGTAGCGGTGATTACAGTCGCCATGACCGTTATTTTCATGTTTTTATTAGATTGGCTACAAAAACGGGGAGGACATGCGGATGCTTAA
- a CDS encoding LysR family transcriptional regulator, translating into MNNMKLQAFCLLVEFKKLAPVAKELGLTAPTVSFHIRSIEEEYGIRLFRTNAGGYRLTEAGEGLYHYARQIVQLQKDMNRFIENLLAGNIGSIRLGASGLPAHIFMPDIIHQVSTAYPDIRISLEVKTAPEIEQKVALQELDFGLIMETKQENSSLIYDTIGEDSLVLALSPTHELAAKKDITKADVLKNKVLLHTSSSSTNHFIEKWMDPFHPSIYTIELDSVSTIKKMLTFGKTIAFLSVALIEDELKSGLLIKKDLHDVTLNRKIQLIYPKSRLDNRMDTFVKTSIYDLAKQLKIYPHMT; encoded by the coding sequence ATGAATAATATGAAGTTACAGGCATTTTGCCTACTTGTAGAATTTAAAAAATTAGCTCCTGTTGCCAAAGAGCTTGGTCTTACAGCACCGACCGTATCCTTTCATATTCGTTCCATTGAAGAGGAATATGGCATCCGTTTATTTCGGACAAATGCAGGTGGATACCGTTTAACAGAAGCAGGAGAAGGGCTCTATCATTATGCTCGCCAAATTGTACAGCTTCAAAAAGACATGAACCGCTTTATCGAAAATCTTTTAGCTGGTAATATCGGCTCCATTCGTCTTGGCGCAAGCGGGCTACCCGCACATATTTTTATGCCAGATATTATTCATCAGGTTTCTACAGCTTACCCAGACATTCGAATATCGCTAGAAGTAAAAACAGCTCCCGAAATTGAACAAAAGGTAGCACTTCAAGAATTAGATTTCGGGCTCATCATGGAAACAAAGCAAGAAAATTCGTCTCTTATTTACGATACAATCGGCGAAGATTCCCTTGTTTTAGCATTAAGCCCTACCCATGAGCTTGCAGCAAAAAAGGACATCACAAAAGCAGATGTCCTAAAAAACAAAGTATTATTGCATACATCTTCAAGTTCAACGAATCATTTTATAGAAAAATGGATGGACCCATTTCACCCATCCATTTATACGATCGAGCTAGATTCTGTTAGCACTATTAAGAAAATGCTTACTTTCGGAAAAACAATTGCGTTTTTGTCAGTTGCCCTGATAGAAGATGAGTTAAAATCAGGACTTTTGATAAAGAAGGACCTACACGATGTGACACTTAATAGAAAGATTCAACTTATTTATCCTAAATCTCGTCTAGATAACAGAATGGATACATTTGTAAAAACTTCAATTTACGATTTAGCAAAGCAATTAAAAATATATCCTCATATGACATAA
- a CDS encoding MBL fold metallo-hydrolase, protein MLNVEILGGVGEYGRNCFFIEKNGHAILLDCGVMNNRQKTLPNLTQAHVAKLDAVFISHSHTDHVGALPLLERWGYIGPIIMSKMTAQQLKQSCHHTRTFQPESIGEWTVVSNCLAFQWGYSGHLIGSVWYKIRFFEEVIFYSGDYVVDSYLLKATLPIEDGTVYDVAIIDSGHIEKHIKNIEVLQRMTEYIHANPNCPIIFPSSFSGKTADIATYLFQHTTRAIRVDHDLLSLFENYYEAPGNLLSNRTMLQQFKLECLTKITESENTIYFVPERNEAKLVELLHKKPTSIVIFTGYWNKGKYKSPFSKNQYKEFFYKTHPDYHDIIALSSKIQAHKTIYFHSSLTNRDTTFLQLLKNEEEIL, encoded by the coding sequence ATGCTTAATGTAGAGATTTTAGGTGGAGTCGGTGAGTATGGTCGTAACTGCTTTTTCATTGAAAAAAATGGACATGCTATTTTACTCGATTGCGGAGTGATGAACAATCGGCAGAAGACTCTTCCTAATTTAACACAAGCTCATGTTGCAAAGCTTGATGCAGTGTTTATTTCCCATTCACATACAGATCATGTAGGTGCTCTTCCTTTACTTGAGCGATGGGGATACATAGGACCGATCATTATGAGTAAAATGACTGCGCAGCAATTAAAACAATCTTGCCATCATACAAGAACCTTTCAACCAGAATCAATCGGAGAATGGACAGTTGTTAGTAATTGTCTTGCTTTTCAATGGGGTTACAGTGGGCATCTAATAGGAAGCGTTTGGTATAAGATTCGTTTTTTTGAGGAGGTGATATTTTACTCTGGCGATTATGTGGTAGATTCCTATCTGTTGAAAGCAACACTACCTATAGAGGATGGGACTGTTTATGATGTAGCCATTATAGATAGCGGCCACATTGAAAAGCACATCAAAAATATAGAAGTATTACAGCGAATGACGGAATATATCCATGCAAATCCAAACTGTCCGATCATTTTCCCATCTTCTTTCTCAGGAAAAACAGCGGATATTGCTACCTATCTTTTTCAGCATACAACAAGAGCGATACGTGTAGATCATGATTTGTTGTCCTTATTTGAAAATTATTATGAGGCACCTGGAAATTTATTGTCTAACAGAACAATGTTGCAACAGTTTAAACTAGAATGTTTAACAAAAATAACAGAAAGTGAAAACACCATTTATTTTGTGCCTGAGCGTAATGAAGCAAAATTAGTGGAGCTGCTTCATAAAAAGCCTACTTCAATAGTAATCTTTACGGGATATTGGAATAAAGGCAAATATAAAAGTCCATTTTCCAAAAATCAATATAAAGAATTTTTTTACAAAACGCATCCAGATTATCATGATATCATCGCACTTTCTAGTAAAATACAGGCACATAAGACAATCTATTTTCACAGTTCATTAACGAATAGAGATACGACTTTCTTGCAATTACTAAAAAATGAGGAGGAAATACTATGA
- a CDS encoding ABC transporter ATP-binding protein: MMKISLTNIEKKYGQAQALWPINVELNSKFITILGQSGCGKTTLLKILAGLEQPTNGEIGFDETIIYSSKLRKNVKPNKRNIAMVFQDFALWPHMTVFQNIAFGLKGIVPKSDIPARVKHVMRLVKMEGFEKRKPGELSGGQQQRVALARALATNPQLILFDEPLSALDAVLREKMQDEIMHIIHELDCQAIFVTHDQTEAMTMSDQIIVMEAGRIAQVGTPEEIYHAPATPYVADFIGKVNWFDKGNYIVRPEGVSRLSRPGTIAKQAMIVKSTFVGDRYLVQAQVEGKHWSFYEAEPIEHGKQLEVFIDKKQIYQLEGYH, from the coding sequence ATGATGAAAATCTCATTAACAAATATCGAGAAAAAATATGGACAGGCTCAAGCGCTTTGGCCCATTAATGTGGAGCTGAACAGCAAATTCATCACCATCTTAGGACAATCAGGTTGCGGTAAAACAACATTATTAAAAATATTAGCAGGTCTTGAACAACCGACAAATGGAGAAATCGGTTTTGATGAAACCATTATTTACTCATCTAAACTCCGGAAGAATGTAAAACCAAATAAGCGAAATATTGCGATGGTTTTTCAAGATTTTGCATTGTGGCCACATATGACTGTTTTTCAAAACATTGCTTTTGGCCTGAAGGGAATTGTTCCAAAGTCAGACATTCCGGCTCGAGTGAAGCATGTTATGCGATTGGTGAAAATGGAAGGATTTGAAAAACGAAAACCTGGGGAGTTATCAGGGGGACAGCAGCAACGGGTAGCACTAGCAAGGGCACTTGCGACAAATCCTCAGCTTATTTTGTTTGATGAACCATTATCGGCGCTTGACGCAGTACTAAGAGAAAAAATGCAAGATGAAATCATGCATATTATTCACGAGCTAGATTGTCAGGCTATTTTTGTCACACATGATCAAACAGAGGCAATGACGATGTCAGATCAAATTATTGTGATGGAAGCAGGAAGAATTGCACAGGTGGGAACACCAGAAGAAATATATCACGCCCCAGCAACACCGTATGTAGCAGATTTTATCGGCAAAGTGAACTGGTTTGATAAAGGTAATTATATTGTGCGACCTGAAGGAGTTTCCAGACTATCACGCCCAGGTACGATTGCAAAACAAGCGATGATTGTAAAAAGTACTTTTGTTGGTGATCGTTATTTAGTGCAGGCACAGGTAGAAGGAAAGCACTGGAGCTTTTACGAAGCAGAACCTATTGAACACGGTAAGCAGCTTGAAGTTTTTATAGATAAAAAACAAATATATCAATTGGAGGGTTACCATTGA
- a CDS encoding DMT family transporter yields the protein MRAILLGILSSAFFSATFIINRIMNVSGTSWAWTASFRFLFALPILFFIVLFRKNLRPLWVEMRKNPLAWIGYGTIAGVGFYSLLSYAAVFSPAWLVAGTWQITILAGLLLSPLFFITLETKSEVKRVRGKMPLRSLLVALFILTGVICMQLTEAGDITVSQFLSGFLPVVIAAFLYPFGNRKMMEVVAGRLDTFQRVLGMAIGSLPVSIILAIYGWTTTGIPTSGQMMQGFLLALCSGVIATMTFFFATDLAKNNLSLLGAVEATQAGTMVFTVLGEIVFLNGSWPVGLSLIGMIIIMIGMIANSILNRSVPVSKLKKTA from the coding sequence ATGCGCGCTATCTTATTAGGTATTTTATCATCTGCGTTTTTTTCAGCTACATTTATTATAAATCGAATTATGAACGTATCAGGAACAAGCTGGGCTTGGACTGCCTCCTTCCGATTTTTATTCGCTTTACCCATTTTATTCTTTATCGTCCTATTTCGCAAAAACCTTCGTCCACTATGGGTAGAAATGCGTAAAAATCCTTTGGCATGGATTGGTTATGGAACAATAGCTGGGGTTGGATTTTATTCCTTATTAAGCTATGCTGCTGTATTTAGTCCTGCATGGCTCGTAGCAGGTACATGGCAAATAACCATTTTAGCTGGTTTGTTATTATCTCCGTTATTTTTTATTACATTGGAGACGAAGTCAGAAGTTAAACGAGTTCGCGGTAAAATGCCTTTGCGAAGCTTACTTGTTGCCTTATTTATTTTAACAGGTGTCATTTGTATGCAATTAACAGAAGCTGGGGATATTACTGTTTCTCAATTTTTATCCGGCTTCCTCCCTGTAGTCATCGCCGCATTCTTATATCCTTTCGGTAATAGAAAAATGATGGAAGTCGTTGCTGGTCGCTTAGATACATTCCAACGCGTGTTAGGCATGGCAATTGGCAGTCTTCCTGTCAGTATTATATTAGCGATTTATGGTTGGACTACAACTGGCATACCAACATCTGGGCAAATGATGCAAGGTTTCTTATTAGCATTATGTTCGGGTGTTATCGCCACAATGACATTTTTCTTCGCTACTGACTTAGCGAAAAATAACCTTTCTTTATTAGGGGCAGTGGAGGCAACACAAGCTGGAACAATGGTGTTTACTGTTCTTGGTGAAATCGTTTTTTTAAACGGTTCTTGGCCTGTTGGATTATCTTTAATCGGTATGATTATTATCATGATTGGAATGATAGCTAACAGTATTTTAAATCGTTCTGTTCCTGTATCCAAACTAAAGAAAACAGCATAG
- a CDS encoding ABC transporter substrate-binding protein, whose translation MKQRGLKLFATAGILLTLALAGCGNKEVEKNDKVSAKPKEEQTLTVYSAGPDGLAANIQQAFEEKTGIKVEMFQGTTGKILSRLEAEKNNPVADVVVLASVASMDGLKETDQLQSYKDAEGAKKINSDWSNAEGYYYGYSASALGIAYNTKNTQQAPAEWADLAKAEWQNKINIPDPSLSGSAVDFLFGYTEAEKTAWTTMEKWKENGLQVNGANKEALDAVITGDKNATISGVDYMAYKAKADGEPVEIIYPKNGTVVSPRAVGILKDAKNVESAKAYVDFLLSDEGQKLVANAYLLPGNKDIPVKDRAALDEIPQLNVNWKGAEAKQLEVLTKFNDIFR comes from the coding sequence TTGAAACAACGAGGTTTGAAACTATTCGCTACAGCTGGAATTCTTTTAACATTAGCATTAGCGGGCTGTGGAAATAAAGAGGTAGAGAAGAATGATAAAGTAAGTGCAAAGCCGAAAGAAGAGCAAACTTTAACGGTATACTCTGCTGGTCCAGATGGTTTGGCGGCGAATATTCAACAAGCATTTGAAGAGAAGACAGGGATAAAAGTAGAGATGTTCCAAGGGACAACAGGCAAAATATTATCGCGTTTAGAAGCGGAAAAAAATAATCCTGTAGCAGACGTTGTTGTACTAGCCTCTGTCGCTTCAATGGATGGTTTAAAGGAAACAGATCAGCTTCAAAGCTATAAAGATGCTGAAGGTGCAAAGAAAATCAATAGCGATTGGTCAAATGCAGAAGGTTATTACTATGGTTACAGTGCCTCGGCATTAGGAATTGCTTATAATACGAAAAATACGCAGCAGGCTCCAGCAGAATGGGCAGATTTAGCAAAAGCTGAATGGCAAAATAAAATCAATATACCAGACCCTAGCTTATCAGGCTCTGCTGTAGACTTCCTATTCGGATATACAGAAGCTGAAAAAACAGCTTGGACTACGATGGAAAAGTGGAAGGAAAATGGTTTACAGGTGAATGGTGCTAATAAGGAAGCGCTAGATGCTGTTATTACTGGTGACAAAAATGCCACAATTTCAGGGGTAGATTACATGGCCTATAAAGCAAAAGCTGATGGTGAGCCAGTAGAAATTATTTATCCAAAAAATGGAACAGTTGTCAGTCCACGTGCTGTTGGTATTTTGAAGGATGCAAAAAACGTAGAGAGTGCAAAAGCGTACGTTGATTTTTTACTGTCAGATGAAGGGCAAAAGCTTGTAGCCAATGCTTACTTACTACCAGGCAACAAAGATATACCTGTTAAGGATCGTGCAGCCTTAGATGAAATTCCTCAGCTAAACGTGAACTGGAAAGGTGCAGAAGCAAAGCAGCTTGAAGTATTAACTAAATTCAATGATATTTTTCGTTAA
- a CDS encoding helix-turn-helix domain-containing protein: protein MKEQEDMQTKEVILQVGQLLRQIRNEQKLSLEELAKKTGVSKLTLGKIERGETNPTLGVIWKITKGLSIPLSRLMVIEDIVNVARCGEGFIIEENQMWRLETIFRYKKETGLEMHRACLQPYSIYEAEPHHEGAIEFVTVMKGKISIQVGQEMYELNEFDSIQFEANRKHSYENTGNEVAVLHLTMKYLS, encoded by the coding sequence ATGAAAGAACAAGAGGATATGCAAACAAAAGAAGTAATTCTGCAAGTTGGTCAACTGTTACGACAAATACGCAATGAACAAAAATTAAGTTTAGAAGAGTTAGCAAAGAAAACGGGTGTTAGTAAATTAACACTAGGAAAAATTGAAAGAGGAGAAACGAATCCTACATTAGGCGTCATTTGGAAGATTACAAAAGGATTATCTATTCCGTTGTCACGGCTTATGGTTATAGAAGATATAGTCAATGTTGCACGCTGCGGAGAAGGATTTATTATAGAAGAAAATCAAATGTGGCGATTAGAGACTATATTTCGTTACAAAAAAGAAACAGGATTGGAAATGCATCGTGCTTGTTTGCAACCGTATAGCATATATGAGGCAGAACCTCATCATGAAGGAGCTATTGAATTTGTAACAGTAATGAAAGGGAAAATTTCGATTCAAGTAGGACAAGAAATGTATGAATTAAACGAATTTGATTCTATTCAATTTGAAGCAAATCGAAAGCATAGCTATGAAAACACCGGAAATGAAGTTGCAGTTCTCCATTTAACAATGAAATATTTATCTTGA